ttagactcttcatgaattgataaattatttaaaaaaaaggaaaaaagtgtgattggttgagatggcatggaccccaccccacacacCCCCCCTCTCTCTCCTACCCTCCCTCCCCGCATCTGCAACCTGTCCCCGCTTCCTTTCCTTCACCGAGCGACAAACTAGGTTGGCGGCGGTGTTTCCAAGCGGCAAACACCATTGCCGCACCTGTTTGCCACCCCACTCCGTATCCCCTCCCCTGATGTATATATgactaatttaaaataaaatatgaaattattttattttttttggagtgaacttacaatattaataaaactagGTTAAGaaccgcccgcgttgcggcgtgggtacatcgtaaacattgaatggattagtccaaacgttatatgatgaattaaccatatgaaaacacacatttcgacgtatctagttgaactcaatgtaacatgtataagcattgtgattggatcaaacgtaaagtaaatcaaattcatatcgaacaatcataacgtattatatgtgacccagcTCATATATAGAAAACGTgacgggtatgaaggaaaatatgcacattTAATCGAAAGAGATTAATTAAAGCTTTCGAGAaaggggagaaaaagaaaccataattagacttcactcggttcgaaacaaactttacgaaacatacataaaataaacacgaaaacatattataattGACatgaatcatttcccaaaaaagtttacgtcgaaatgtagaacaacttgaatttatacaaaaacgtaaataaaaatatgcacgtaaaaatggtttctttaaacgaaaatgtattatatttgacctgactcgtctataaaaaaagtttacgtcgggaTGTAgaacaaataatatttatacatacccgtacataaaatatgcacgtaaaaatattttttaagtaaaggaagtataggggtaaaccgaaacaaaatattagtaaaaaatttaataggttaaaaacgttcgtaaaaccgtgccaagtagcaccaatgccacaaccacatcaactctcaacatcgtaaaataaaatagataaaatggtaaaaattacactaaacgaaaagcagactaaaatcgttgaaccacgcacacccgttacagtgtgttaatgcgaagaaattaaccagaaacgtaaaacgtagaaaataataacttagtcgatctaggacccgcccgttgcggcgaacttttcaaaagggaaaaaatggacgcgttgcgacgtgtctgtcaaatatgaaaaaatagagcaaaaaacgtttaaactcacatgcacgctacgacatgttaactcgcaaaatttagaacgaaatgtaaaacgaaaaacttgcaaaAGACAAAAAGTATGgaggaccaaagttgtaaataataaagtgttgtgttaaattacaaaagatgaaaaactttgagttaaaagtaaaaatttcaaatgggttaaaatgtaaaagataaaacttCTAGGTTGAAAGTGAAAtatcaaagttttttttttcttgaaaaactcTCCAAGCTTGGGGTACAACTTctaatgcaaaaaaaaaaaaaaaaaaaaaaaaaaaaaaaaaaacttgctaATTCATATATGGAAtaatgagttaaatgccattttagttcctgtggtttgtGCTATTTTGCtggtttagtccaaatgtttcattttttgcctgtgggtccaaaaaggtttcaccgttgccctTTTAGTCTACTGGGTTAAATTCATCCGTCttttctgttaacaagaagggcaattcaatcattttatatgtaaatctgttaactaaaagggcaattcggccatataaaatgaccgaattgcccttctcgttagcAGAAAAAACGAATGAAGTTAacacagtggactaaaatggcaatgctgaaacctttttggacccacagacgaaaaatgaaacatttgaactaaactgataaaatggcccaaaccacagggactaaaatgacatttaactctaataaAATTTAAAGACttaaataaatagaataaatAGCTAGAATTAGTAAAtgaaaattttggaaaaaaaaaagatattggatttaaataatctcaactttcACCAATTGGCCGATAGCACTTTCAACTTTCGATTTGTACAAaccactcccaactttcaacttattttccgaCATCACTCGCAGACTAATCCAACACCAACCCAGTTTGCTGACGTAAGATGCCATGTCACCAAACCAGTGCCACATCAGCTACCACGTCATCAAAAAGACAAGTCGGACGCCACCCCATCAAAAAAGCCAAATCAGATGCCACGTCAGCTGCCTCGTCATCAAAAATGTCACGTCATATGCCATGTTACCATACaagtgccacatcagcaaaaaaacATGTTGAAAGTTGGAAGTGGTGTTgtacaaatcgaaagttgggagtgttatcggccaattGGTGAAAGTTGGGGTTGTTTAAATCTAATCAACTAAATTTGTATCCTAGTCTCACCATCCAATTCCGTTTGCTAATTCAATGTTGCCTGGTTTAATCAGAGACGGTTTTAATAAACACAACTAGACTAGTTATGCAGGTTAGTTCCTAGTCTAAATGGTCTGAGTATTTTCTGTAAATTTCTTTTTCCAGGATTAAATTCTCATTTTCATATTAATAATATCGCTCTAAGGCAGGGTGGTATGGGGTAGCCCCCCACACCATTTCTTGGTCttggtggtgggggggggggggttgtgctATTATTCTAATCGGCAGCCCAATAACGAGCTCTAACGGATGATTTGTGGGGCTCGCTTCAATTTAAACGGTTAAAAACCAAAAGAAAAACAGGGAGCATGGGGCAttaactaatttcttggttgtTATTTTGTTAAACGGGTGGGGTTCCATTAAAACTTCTTACTTACGTATCGCTGATGTGGCATAATAAATTCCTAAAGGTTCTATTTcatgggtaaagttcttgtacaaataatcttaacatactaaacatacaaattgaaggaaaactcaaaaagacaaggtggcatttttgtagttatcaataactatcaaagttactctacaaatatacctaaaaaaaacctaaccactccccccacccccaaaaaaaacctaaaccccccaccccccccaccccccaaaaacctaaaaaaaacctacccccccccaccccccaaaacctaaaaaaacctaaccccccccccacctcccaaaaacctaaaaaaaaacctaacccccccccccacccaagctaaaatgctaaaaactaaaccctcaaaaaacctaaaaaaatctaaaaaaataaaaaaacacacacacaaattattttattttatttttttaacattttttattaaaaaatcgctacttttagtagcagcaaaaaaaaaattttttttttttttttgctaacgaaatgtagcggttttttaataaaaaatgttaaaaaaaatttgtgtttttttaggtatttttggttgtaactttgatagttggtggtaattacaaaaatgccaccttgtctttttgggttttccttcaatttgtatgtttagtatgttaagattatttgtatttgatcttttgcctctATTCCATACCACGCAGCGTAACATCTCTACATAGCATTTCAAATGCAAGAATTTAAAGACCAAGGTATGCCTTTTCTTTTACCACCATCTTTGTCcaactcatctctctctctctctctctctcatctgcAAAAACCAGCAAAGGTCTGTGCTTGCCCCACTCCAACTAGTTCACAATATGAAATCGTGCCAGCAAACATCATTCAACCACTAAAAATGGCTTCATGTATTCATTTTTAGTGGCAAAATCTCATGTTGGTGTCTTATATTTCATTGTTCTAAACTTTTTTTCCTGACACTTTTTCTGAATCCCCATACTCTGATTCATCAAAAAGTGACTGTAGCTTTCTTGACTAATAATATTTCATTGTGTCTGTCTGGCTGTgttttcttttctctttttcttGTTTCTTTTTCAGATACACGATGAGAGTGGAAGAGAGGCACTTGTATTTCAACCTTCAAAAGTTGTTGTAATCTTTCTCAAGAAATTGAAGAAAGTtgacatcttttttttttttttttttctaaaaatttacAATGCCAGTTCCTCTTGCTCCATATCCATCCCCTCCTGTACCAGTTACAACACCAACCCCTTCAAATGGTATACATATTCATTTCTCATaagttgtttatatatatatatatatgtatgtatgtatttgagGTGAAAAACTATGGTGAAACAGGTTCTCAAAGCCAGCTAGTGTGCTCATCATGTAGAAATCTTCTACTTTATCCAGTTGGAGCAACTTCAGTATGCTGTGCAGTTTGCAATGCTGTCACAGCTGCTCCTCCGCCTGGTAAACCACAATTTATCGAAACCAATTCGAAATTTTTATAgtaaattgcattttacgtcCTTTAAGTTTCAGCAAAATTTCAGGCGCTGTTCTTTATGTTCTAGTTTCTTTACGGGCGGTGTCCTTTCTTcctaaaaatatattacaaaaataaAGGACGTCTGTTGTaaagaaattaaaaaataaaggacaccgcctgtaagtAAATAAATTAGAATATAAAAGACATCTGCTGTAATTTCGTTAGTTAAAGAAAAACGCTTGAAATTTTGCTGAAACTTAAAGGACGTAAAATGTAATATAACGTAATTATTAtatggtattttttttttttaattttaggcaCCGAAATGGCACAACTGGTTTGTGGAGGGTGTCACACATTGCTCATGTACATCCGAGGTGCAACAAGTGTACAATGTTCTTGCTGTCACACCATAAATTTAGCCTTAGAAGGTAACCTAACCCAACATGTTATCCGATTATTTGATTATTCGATCAAAGTGTTATTATAATTCGGAATATTATGAACCATTTAACAGCAAATCAGGTAGCACATGTCAATTGTGGAAACTGTAGGATGCTTTTGATGTACCAATATGGAGCTCGTTCTGTGAAATGCGCGGTTTGCCAATTTATTACATCTGTTGGGGTTAGCACAAAGCCTTACTAGTTAATATATTTTCTAATATACTATGATTAATTTGTGACAGTTTTGTAATATTTGGTATGTGCAGGCTTCCACAAGTGCCATTGAACAGAAGTTCAACACCTAAAACTTTGACTTATTTTGACTTGTTCTTCAAATCCATGGTGACCCAAGAACATATATGTATTATGTATAGAATTATGATATTCCTCTAGCTTGAGAGTTGAGAGTTGAGGCTATCATTATCTTTTTTCATAAGTGATTAAAGAATAAGCCTAGTTTTTGGCAGGCGTCGAGAAATATCGGATTATGAGAGGACATTTATGGTTGTAAGTTGGTGTTTGGTTTGTTGGATAATGACAAGTTAATGTTTGGTTTttaatgttaatgttaatgttGATACCTGATACATATTTTGTTTGCAAGAAGTTAATTAGTTTTGTGGTTTAAATGGTTGAATATTGGATAGAAAATGACTTAAGAAAAAAAGATGAAATGAAAGAAGAATCATGTGAAAGAAATAAATGTTaaagtttcaagtttcaactATGATGTGTTATGTTTATCCTTTTTTTAATGATATTAATGTAAATTTAATCCATAAAAAAGTGAGACTAAATACATACAATTGGAAAAGTCAAAAGGGTATTTATGTAATATTTGAAGTTATGTGTGACATCAAAGCATGTTTCGAAAGTTCCCAAATTCACATCTTTGAAGATTTGTGGTATTCAATGGAAGAGTCCTACAAGGAAGAAAATGACTTCTGAGACCACAATGGATAAGTATCAAGACAAAAAGATGGGGGAGAGAATCATGTGAAATTcatattaatataatatataataatattaaaaatcAATATGAAAAAACAAGTGACTGTATGACAACATATACCTCCTCATATACATGTTATACAACATATTTTTTCTTTCCTCGAgccggggtctcactggaagcagtctctctattcctacggggtagaggtaaggctgtctacatcttaccctcctcagaccctaccttagctttgctattggtgggatctactgagtatgatgatgatgacaacaTATTTTTTCTTGCAGCACCTTAGTGGTTGCTACTAGAAGTGCATTGACGATTATGGGTCATAATACTTGTTATGCGCGATTGCGCGAACATAAGAGTATAATACACATCATACATTTTCGTCTTTTCGAGTATTATGTGCATCGACTAAGATTCTGCAAACGAGTCGATAGATGCCGTTTTCATACTGATAAAGATGCTGATAACATCATGCAGATGAATATCCACCACTAGAATTTGACTTCTTTTTCTCATATATACACAAAATGGTAATCATGGTATATAAGTTTTATCAGGAGATGAAAAATCTTGTTGAAATTGAATGTTTCAATATGTTTTTTTGTTAATTAACCAAGATTTATATTTTTgctaagagttaattactgttttcgtccctgtggtttatcaaaaatcactatttcagtccattagtttaaaaattgcgatttcagtccctgtggtttcactttcgtaaccatttcagtccctgtggtttgttaagtacagggactgaaatggttacgaggtggactgaaatggttacgaaagtgtaACCACAgcgactgaaatcgcaatttttaaactaatggactgaaatagtgatttttgacaaaccacagggacgaaaatagtaattaactcttttgcTAATTATTTATAGAATTCTAaaggagttaattactgttttcgtccctgtggtttgtcaaaaatcactatttcagtccattagtttaaaaattgcaatttcagtccctgtggtttcactttcgtaaccatttcaatccatttattttgtaagtacagggactgaaatggttacgaggtgggctgaaatggttacaaaagtgaaaccacagggactgaaatcgcaatttttaaactaatggactgaaatagtgatgtttgacaaatcacagggacgaaaacagtaattaacccaTTCTAAAGATATTTCATAGCAAACCTCTGAATAATCCTAAAGGCAATACCAACAGATTTATGGAACTTACAATACATATAAATACAAACTCAACACATGTTTATTCTTGCAGTTGCATCAACACGGACCGTGTTTGTTCTTCGATCTTGAATCCCGCAACCTCTGCCTCCTTACACACCTCTTTACACTTGGCGATTCTCCCATTAACCGCGTAAATCTTAATAACATCCATATAAATATCAAACGCCGGAGAAAATCCCGCCTCCTTAAGTTTCGAAAAATATCTTACCGCCCTCTCGAGATCATTAAGCGCAACAAAAAGTCTAATCACCACACGATATGCCGGAAGATCAAAAAGACAATTTAACCCTTCCATTTCCCAAACCAACGCCAGTGCTTCTCGATAACAGTTATTAGAATAACGACTGTGAATAAGAGTAGTGTACATCACCACGCTCGGTTTCATCCCCGAGTCTATAAACCAGTTAAATAAATTCTCGACGATCTCGAACTTCCTGAGCCTGACGCAAACTTTCATAATCGCGGTGCAATCTTGTTGCGTTAGATTTAGATCATCTCTTTCCGCAAGCTCTTCTAGTAGATTCAATACAAGCACGTGATTATCGGGGTTTTTCCCGAGTTCTAAAATAAGCTTAGCGTAAACGCCTGAATCCAGTATCATTTTCCCGTTTTTAGCGGCGGAAACAAGCTTGTACGCGAGTTTTAAGTTGCCGCTTCTTGTGAAACCTCGCACAACCGCCTCGTATACGTTTTGGCTTGATAGGCTCAAGAATTTTTCTAGCTTGAACGATAGTTTCAGTTCGTGGTTTCTCGCGAGGACTTCGACCGTTGAAGCGAGAAGCCGATCGTCTGGGGACAAATGCGGTTGTTCTTGCACCCAACAGAATATCTGTAACGCTCGTTCGGGTAGACCCATGTGGCCTAACTCCCTTACCGTTAACGATAGTGAGCCTTTTCGAAGAAACCGACTGCATTTGTCGAGAACGGTGGAAACGTCTTTTTCGGGATCGAGATTTCTGATTTCTTTGGCTAGACCGATTAAAAACGTCGGGTCTTTGTACACTCTACTAGATAAAGATTTTCTTGAAGAATTTGTAGTTCTTGACCATTTCTTTGAAGATGGAAGTCCCGGTGGTCGGTTTTTGTATGGAAGTGGGAGCGGAAGAGGTCGTTTTCTAACTAATTTTCCCGGTTTTTGAGGAATTCTACCTCTAAACAGAGCGGTAATCGTTTCAATATCCTCGGGATCCCACTCGGGATTTTCTTCTATTTGCTCTTTCTCTTCATCGTTGTCGGTTTCCGAGTCATTACTTAAAGCATCAACTGTACCGTCAAAATCAATTACGACTGAATCACCAGGGTCATGAAAAGGTCTTGTTTCCTTATGTAATGATTCGTTAACCGTAAAAACCGGTGGATCATTAATACCTTGAGGATCTTTGAGTTTCTTGATGGGTTTTCTAAGGTTAATCCTGGTTCTTGATGGATCCATCAAACTTAACCTAACTTGATCCCTACGGTTTCTTATTATCGTAGTCTTCCATGATTTTGCAGACCCGATAGGGACACTAATTTCTAATACATTACGAAAGCAACACGAGAGCACTGCAGCATCCATGCCTGTAGCAGCTGACTTATACACACACTCTGTTTATAGTCAGGGTCGTCCCTGAGAATTCGGCGGCTCTCGCGGGCCCTGTGCGAATATAAGCTTATCTATAAAAAAGTTGGGTCTATGTTAAAAATGGTAATTTAATTCAACAGCAAACATGTATGTAAACTTATCTATAtagaacccgttttgacccgaacccgtttcgacccgaaccaaaacaacccatttttaattgacccgttttaacccgaacccgtttcgacccatgacccgacccgatccaacccgtttgccaggtctaagCTTGAACGTTAACTGATTTACGCTCTTGGAAATCATCATACTAGAGAATTTGAAGTCTATAAGCACTAAGGTAAAAAAGAAGTTCAAAGCCACCTAAAAGCTTGGTTTTGAAAAGCGAGAGGCacacaaaagcgacgaggtctaaaatCGAGGCGTGAAGCGTAAAGCGCAAAAGCGGCGGGCTTTTCGTACCCAAGGTGCAagttaattatatatatttttttatatattccaTAGATTTTTAGCTTTCCCTACCCAAAATATAGCTACAAATAAGGTTTATGTATGATTTTAGCTGCATGTACAAGCCAAAAAAACCCAACGTACAACAGTTAGATGGATAAAAACGCCTCGGGTACAAGAGGCGCGCGCCTCAGGCCAAAAAATCCCAAAACAGAGCCCGCCTTTTTGGGGGTTCTTGTAATTACTCTAGTCGATGAGCGAAAAAGCCCCAGGGTGTGAGCCTTGTTGCGCTAAACTATCAAACCTACAGTAAAACAAATTAGAAAGAAATCCAAGTTGGAACATACCCGATTTGCAGAAAACGATCTTGTTGATTAAAACCGACTGTAGTCATCGAAATAAAACTGTGTAATCACTCAAACTATCTGTTGGTACTAACCAAGAAGAACAAATTTGAATCTGAAGTTGAAATTGAGAAGTAACTGTACCCTTCACTTTGGTTCGACCAGTTCTGGGTGCGTTCATAGTTGTGTATATCTCACCCACACATTGCTTGCTTGTATTGGGTTTTTAAAATACAACCATCATAAAGGCCCAATTATTCTCATCTAGTTATTAAGAGGCCCAAAACAAATAGACCTAAAACTTCCAACAATCCATTTAAAAATACCTTGATTTTTAGGAGTTGAAGGTTGATGATGAAAGTATTAGTGGAGAGCGGTAAATCGAAAATAAGAGGTCTTGCGTCAAGAAGCAAACCTGATGAGGTATGGTGCTGGATCTGACCCGATCGGATATTTCCGTTACTTattgttttttatattaatatttattattattgtttacgGACCCAACCGTGGCCCAACGCGATGTAGTTTACGCTATAATGGTTGGGAATTTGTAGAGATAACCCCTAACTAGGTCTGGCCTGTTGAGGTTAGAGGAGGTTTGTGTCTCCTATATAAGGAGGTGTTCACCTCATTATTAGGGCAAAAGAGATACAAGGCAAACACACTTTTTGTAGTTGGAAAAAAGGATGCTTCCCCTACCGGTCGTCTCTACATCCCCACTTTTCTCTTCTCCATTGCAGATTTAGATTCAAGAGGAAGAACCAAGTGTGATTCtcggtaggggtgttcaaaacaggatatccgaaattttcagATACCatatttcactatccgaatccgtatccgaaatttcggatatccgaatatccaaaaaaaatatttttattatcttTTTATATTCGGAACcggatattttggatagtttcggatatctgAATATAAGTTTTTGGATATTATACCTCAGGTATTGAAATAGACTAGGAAGAACACTTACTAGTGTTAGAAGAGGAAGATTATGACTCAGGTAGGAAGCCTCAATTGCTGAAGCAAGCTCCAATAGAGTAAAAAGAAGAAATTCACACTTTACTTTGAAGTGTTTTGAAGTGGTGTGAAGAATTTGAGATGATCAAATGGTATCTATAGTCAAGGGTGATTAAGGAGGTCATGACATGTGTCCAAGAGGTTCTAGGATGCTGATTAGTGTCCCATGAGGTGGTATCTATAGTCAAGGGTGATTAAGGAGGTCATGACATGTGTCTAAGAGGTTCTAGGATGCTGATTAGTGTCCCATGAGGTGTCAAAACAAGATTAAGTGTGGCAAAATTGGATGAAAGGTGGCATACTTGGTGAACAAGCAtaaattctgcatctgggcatgCCTTACGACCGTAAGGATCAGGTCTTGCGGTCCACAAGGACCCCTGGCGGACAGAGTGTTTTCTGACAGTTTCAGTCCCCAGTCTTGTATTATCAtatttttttgccatttttaaCCCTTCTAACTTGTTATTTAAGCTATATGAAAGGTATAAAGGCATATGTAACTTGGATTTTGTTCCGGAAATGTCGTGAATATCGTTTCTCTCGATCATACGATTACGCAATtcgtaaataaaatataaaattttattaaatacaGAAACGATCGAAAATGTACAACGGTTGAAATTTTGCAACTGTTACATTGTGGGCCCTATGTGAGTAGAAAAAATGGTCTCTCAAATATAAACTTATCTATTAACTATTAACCCGAAAGAACAACAAAATAGGTCCGACATCTAGAAGCAAACCCTAGGGAGCGGAAAAAAGAAACGAGGATGAAGATTAACCCCCACACTTTCTTATCACCCTGTCTTCGGATCCCTTATTCATACCTACATCAACTATTAACCCAAAAGAACTACAACAAAGGCTAATTAGCAATAACATAAACACATTTCACAGTTAAAAGGAATGTTTGGAGTTGAAAGATTATATATTTCTTCAACTTTTAGTAGACTCACTTGGgtcaggcatttcatcaaacagttGATATGCAATACAAAACGTAGAACCTTGTAGCCCCCTACTTACGGGATTCCAACATGCATATGAAAACTGTGTAAATCGTGCACACTTACAGGGTCTGATACGAAGAATGTTGGTAACGATTTTCCTACAAACAGTCATACACACAACATGGAGAATATAACATGGAGAACACAACAAATATACTCTCTGTTATTTAAAGGGTGTTGCTAACTGCACCCCCTTTATCTAATTTTCACTGGTTGCACCACCCCTTAAAGTTTTGAGATAAATACAATTAAACCTattattttaaaacattttatcgaTTACATctattttaagtttttttaacaatttaataaaaataattaaattatataacCAAGACTCTTATTGTTTTAGTATGGATTTGGATTATTCTTACAACTTTTTAACAACACCTATCTTGGTCTTATACTATAAGCACAAAAATCTCGTTCAAAGGGACTGGAAAGAATATATTGGAGATGACATAAGTGAGATTACTTCGGTTGTGAAGGTGTGTATGCCTCATTAGTCATTGTATATCAACATTAAAGCTTCCTTTAGTTGACAATCTATAGCTACTCTGCAACTCCTCCAATTTCTCTATTAATTCTACACCAAGACCAAATTCCATAACCTAAAAGAAATTGAAGAATTGCGATCAAATGAAACAACAATAACGTAATTTTTACCTCCAATTTCTCACAATTCAAACTCCATCTCATAGTatcttaaaaaaataaacattttATTCTCTGTGAATCTGCACATCATGCATCAAACACAAAACCCAAATGTCAATCAAACACCAGATTCAGATTTAATTCATACATTTAACTTTTGGGTATGCCTACTGCCTTCAACAACTCAGTTTATCCAACACATCACACCACCAAAAAAAACATTCACAAAACCTTCTCGTTTCATCAAAATATTTGCTTTATTATTCAAGATTTAGTATTGGAATCATGCCAATCAGACCTAGAATTTAGATTTTTAGATAATCCATTGATTATTATCAAATGGGTTGGAAAAACCCATTAAAAAGTGATAAAGTTGAAGTCATTATCCTTGACGATGTAGTACAGTATTGGATTGGTTGGAATTGTGATCTCCCTATTAATTCTCTACGAGGGGCTATACGGGCATGAAGCAACAAGACCCGACCCAAGCAAGTTGCAGATTTTGAGCTTATAAATTTAGAAGAAAAGAGACTAAGAGAGTATTGGTTGTGAGTTCTTAGTGTAAAAAGTTTGAGGAATGAATTTATAAAGGGATGAAATTTGAAAAGTTTTAAAATGATATTTTTAGAAAGGAGGTATGAAAAGTAAAAATGGGGGTGCATTTAGTCACACCCTATTTAAATGGATGAATATATAATATCTTGGTATTGTTAAAATCTTAAAACGATAATATGACCCTTTAAGAATACAACATACTCGAATTAAGCACCTAACTATTGTTATATGTGTTTTAGCCACCAAATACTTTCTAAAATTATAGTTTGtagtgatgcgtgtgtagtgcaatatatttttaatgtataattaagcccttttttacacctttagccaagttttaaatttataaaacacgatatttactaacactaaacacacatatgggcaagtgcacccatcgtggatgtagtatagtgttggtaagatactgaggtcgtccaaggacacaagagcttttaataccggtttatcctcaacgtctaatcaaatcaaaaagttagaaaaggtttttaaactaagaaaataaaaactaactaaatgctgaaaaataaaaataaaataaaaacagatagacaagatgaatcacttggatccgacccgtgtattagtataacctttgattattttcgcacttttacacttgtttaagagattatcttagttattgtagtaggcccctcttttgaaggcgacgttaccctcaacccagtagtttgagtcagcaaggatacaatcctaaagggttggattattggaagataatgaattaagttattaatgcaaattatggtaggccccgcttttggcggtgacgttaccctcggctaagtagtctgagtcagcagggatacagtcctaaatagccgggttatagtattaatagtagttaacttatgagggggtcaaaaagtttggatccccgccatccaatacctatgggcattgaaccctactaaatttgacccaggtcccttgcaggacctctaaacgctgaacaagggcaagacccttaccaaaccgttcccttaacccccgactaggtagccaacatacctc
The Helianthus annuus cultivar XRQ/B chromosome 6, HanXRQr2.0-SUNRISE, whole genome shotgun sequence genome window above contains:
- the LOC110864540 gene encoding protein LOL1 — protein: MPVPLAPYPSPPVPVTTPTPSNGSQSQLVCSSCRNLLLYPVGATSVCCAVCNAVTAAPPPGTEMAQLVCGGCHTLLMYIRGATSVQCSCCHTINLALEANQVAHVNCGNCRMLLMYQYGARSVKCAVCQFITSVGASTSAIEQKFNT
- the LOC110864542 gene encoding pentatricopeptide repeat-containing protein At2g01860, whose product is MDAAVLSCCFRNVLEISVPIGSAKSWKTTIIRNRRDQVRLSLMDPSRTRINLRKPIKKLKDPQGINDPPVFTVNESLHKETRPFHDPGDSVVIDFDGTVDALSNDSETDNDEEKEQIEENPEWDPEDIETITALFRGRIPQKPGKLVRKRPLPLPLPYKNRPPGLPSSKKWSRTTNSSRKSLSSRVYKDPTFLIGLAKEIRNLDPEKDVSTVLDKCSRFLRKGSLSLTVRELGHMGLPERALQIFCWVQEQPHLSPDDRLLASTVEVLARNHELKLSFKLEKFLSLSSQNVYEAVVRGFTRSGNLKLAYKLVSAAKNGKMILDSGVYAKLILELGKNPDNHVLVLNLLEELAERDDLNLTQQDCTAIMKVCVRLRKFEIVENLFNWFIDSGMKPSVVMYTTLIHSRYSNNCYREALALVWEMEGLNCLFDLPAYRVVIRLFVALNDLERAVRYFSKLKEAGFSPAFDIYMDVIKIYAVNGRIAKCKEVCKEAEVAGFKIEEQTRSVLMQLQE